The genome window TTCATCTATTATTACACCGGGGCTATGTAAAGCAGCGGCTGCAATTCAGAAGACGCGGCGCCCTTCCGCCATTTTCCAGGCCGCGTGCCGCGCGGCTGAAAGATGTTGCGTGACTCATGAGTAACGTCAACCGGTCTCGCCGTGCCGGTCGCGTCTACGACCGGTTCGCTGaacattaaaatcattttcccatattacaaatgaaaaaggGAAGAGAGATGGATGCGCAGGTAATTGTCGGCCGGCTTTGCCTTTCTGTGTTTCTACGCCGGGATTACTCACTTAGACGCGCGCAAACCGGTTCGATTTCCTGATACTTAATGGCCGCGCCGGGAAACCGAATGAAATAACCGCGATCTGACTAATTCCCGACTGTCTATGCTACGGCCGTTGCGGCCGGCTTTTATCACATTGTCCGTGCCGGCCGACTGTACGAAATTAAACGTCAGTTGTTAACATATAATCTCGATCCGCCGGCTTTTACTCTCCGTTTACGGCGCTACCGTGTCTCGAATCGATCTCCTGGGGCCGGAAAGTGAAATTGGCGGCATCGGAATCGGTATGTTAGCTGTTTCAACGACCGCCATTTACCGCGTTTTATGATAGATAATCTGGAACGCATCGTGAGATATTCATTTCAGTCTCCGGATGAAATGCGATCTTGTGTGATGTACACTCCGCGTGACACATAAAGCTTGGTATGAGGTAATTAGAGGAAATCTTAATCGAAGAACTCGATCAATAAAGCGGTCGGGATATTTACTGGAATGTAGATTGGTATTTACGTGGTGCTTATATTAATGCTTCTGAAAAAATCTTACTAAGGTTTTCCTTTTAATATGTGTTTATAGAAAAGCGATGTACATTTGTTCTTTAAAATGTCGCCATTATATTCGATGAGTTTACTCCATCTGTTGGGGAACGGCCGCATCCTCTTGTGAAAGAGGGACGGTGGCTTTGAGTCGATGAAGTCAATGCATGGATTTCTCGTGTATTTTCTATAAGAATATGCAGCTGCATAAGCTTGTCGCCCATTTGTaacatttaattagaaaatttaataacaacaCTGTTATTAGAACAACACCACCTTGTACATCTTATTCTAAtctttcaatattacattttccatcACAATTTCAACACTTGTACGTGCAATAAAGACTTTTCGTATTATTCCTTTAAGTGTCAAAATCGCATTGTCTATCTATCTTTTAGACCGTTTCCTGCTGCTATTAGTTATCAAGTTTCCCTTAACGACAGCTTTCTCAGCAGACTTTCAaatcaatgaaatatcattGTCCCCTCCTTATCGCGCCCAAACAAACGTCAATAATTAGGAAGGCCGATATCGAAATTTCTACGAAAACATCCGGGCGACGCGAAACTGCTCTCCTAGGTGAATAAACCCATAGATGTAAAGCGTGGACATCCAGTCGAGCGAGCCACGCGATAAGATATAAGGAGACGCCGCGTGGAGCACCTTGGGACCAGTTGAGGTCTTAATTACTACCCTCTCATGCCGGAATGCCGCGTTATCGTGCGGTTACCTTTACTCGGCCGTGTACCTCCACGAGCCGGACATTGAATTACACTTTCCTTTCTCGTGGACCATTCGGCCGCGCATCACCGCTGagtaaacgtgttaattacaCCTGACGTTTCAGGGTTCCGAGAAAGAACGGGGACCGGCCCCGGTGTTTAGACATTTCAGGCTGGAAGAGGTAAATTATAGAGGGTTACTCACAACTGTCCCTTCATATCTTCGAGAAGGACTAAAGAAATTCAGAATATTATGTCAAAACATTACCAAACAATGTTGATTCTCTTTGTCTTCAATATCCcgagaaattattttacaatctttcttACGTTTCGTTATAGATTTTTTGATGATTATAATGTTGATTTTAGGGGAATTATTGGTGAATTTGTCGATGTGCTGTTTTGAAGTTGTTGAAAATCGTCAAAATCATTTTCATCATCAGAATTAATATTTAGGGAAATGATTTTAGAAAAGTCGACTATTAGGAAATCGAAACTACCATTCTTCTacttctaatattatttaacaaggGATTTTTGatgtactaatttttatatgaattgaaCAATATATAATCTAAAGCAACACATAGGTTACGGAGGTCACGTAAAACTatgtcaataataaataaaaacagcaAAGTGACCTGTGTTTCTCTGGTACAGTTGAAGAAAAATGAACGAGAAATTTAATGGAGTTATAAATACGCGcagaataaatttctattttcgttCCTGGTCGTCTTAGGTTTGCACGACAAATTGATTACTCAACTATGTATGCATAACGTCGGGACGGCTTTGATCATAAGTATGTCAATGGCTAGGTTTAATAGACCACTGAGGAGCTATCTTGACTGTGGTGCCTGTTCACATCGTTGTCTATCTACACTGGAACGTATTCAAAGACACACTGTCGTTATTTCAGCTCCAGTTAATGTACAAAGTTTACAAGAAGATCTGTGAAACATTTTCTGCTTTCAGTAACCATGAAAACATGAAACTCTACTTTCCTATGAAAAACTATTTACTAACTGATTAAGAAGAATAATAATCCATAAGAAATCATTAGGAAAGTAGCAACAAAGGCTCAAAAACACATGTTAAGAGAAACTTTTAAAGTATCTCCTACTCTAAAAAcacatttcaaaataatcttCCAAAGATTATTGTCTAATGTCTTCATCtcagagaaataaattattatctttttgttACACAACGTCGCAACTGACATTTGCATCTCTCACTTCTTTTATTCGCAAACCTCAAAGAGTTCAATGAGAAGCGAACAATGCAAATAGTGGTTAACCAACGCCTCAAAGAAAGTCCAGAGCACAGAAAATCGGGAATAGTAATCGGCGGCCGCGGTTTCACGCTCACACGACCAAACGAGTAGCCAAAGTTTCATGAGAATCTATATCGCTCCTGTTCCGTTCATCTAGTCGCGGCGCATAGCGCTGATAAATGCGCGCTCGACAGGAACGCGCGGGATCGGGCCCGACCTCGGTAATAGACAGTTTACATTCAGCAATTCTGGTGAACAGCGGAACGTTTACTAGCGGTAACCGATCGTTACACCCGCCATCCATTTCCCCTGTATCCAGACCACTCATGAGTTAGTGGATCGCACGGCCAACCGGCTAACCGGCCGGCACGGACCTACGAAAATTTACAGACTAACGATCAAAGGTTCGCAAGAACCGGTATTAGTATCATCGCGTGTCGCTGGCCCGATTGTTTGCGTAAACCCGCGTCCCCCGGCTCGGCTCTGTGAATAATCGCGGATAGCCAGAGTCACGAAGTATcattgggagatgacttgatgtcaaGCGGGACGGTATCGGCGTAGAGGGACTGTTCTgctgtgtattttatttatagtctTGATTAATCATGCGTGACCGTATTACAGAATAGCAAATTATCACGCTAAATAAGATGAGAATTGAACAATCAGACTCACATCGAGCGATCTTCCTACGGTATGTTATTGTCCGCGGATCCCTCGTCCGAAAATATGGCGCTGTCCGAAACACGGTTCTAAACCCGGCACGAGTGAGCAAAGGGAGAGATCGGTCTGGAAGTTCGGCCACCTCGCTTAATTATGTTCCGACCAGGCATGCATTATGTATTTCACTTTATCGAAGAGTTCCGGCTGCCTCTGGAGAACTTTTGTCTTTCCCCGCGGGAAACTTCGCCGCGGAGTTTCAATTGTAATGTACCACTTAAAATGAATTATCGATAACTTTTCCGAAAATCTTCTCCCTCGCTTTCTCGGGTATCCTTATCAAATAGGGACGATCCTCTCCGACGTTTGTCTTCTTTCTTATTACAGTAATGAAACAAGGGATAGAGAAAAGTTTCGAAACGAATCGAAGCTACGATACCCGGAGACAAAATGGCCGCTGGGAATCAATCGATCCGAACCGGTGTGTTATTTCTACATTATTTCGTTCGGGTCTCGTTGGCGGTGGATCGATGATTACATTGAAGCGCACCGAACGGGAACGTGCTTTTGAAGAACTCGCCCGACAGTGGTTGACGAAGAGCTCTCGCAGCCAGCGTCTTCAAGTTTTTCGTGGGCTGACACGAACCAATGGCGAGCATCAGGAACATCGGCGTGCCAGATGCACGCAAGAAAGGGAAGTTAGGGTTTCAGGTGAAAAGGGCCCGGGCATGCACGTGCACGGGACCGATCCCCGAGCTCGTTTTAGACGCAGCCAGGCGCGAGTAAGGCACTTTGAAATGAGATAGGTTCGTTATTTTGATAGCTTCCTCAATGCTCGCTGGCGCGTCCATGATCGTGCCCGCTTTAGGCACCGCGGAAACGGATTAAGCACGGTGCAACGAAGTTCCGCGAAGTCGTCAAAAGTTCGCAGACTCCTTACAGGCATTCCGAACGCTCGTTTAACGCTCGTAACGCGATCGATAGTTATAGTTGAAGCAATGGGAAAGAATGGTTGGTCCGCAGCCACGGCGATAACTAGAATCTGACCGGTAATTTGTGAAATTACGCCAGACGCGGCGCTCCGGTGTTTTCCGCGGCGTTTCCCGTTTCCGCGACTTCATCCCTTAAGCCCGCTACCACCGTCgagaatgataattattatctttCTCGTTAGTTTCGGATTAAGTAGCTCCGTGATTCAAATTACGTTCTGTTTATACTTTTcctcgaatattttcattcttgcTTATGCAGCGAAACGGTGTCTGGTCAATcgtagaaattattttcgaatatttctaatgctAAAGTAGACCAGACTTTCTTAACAacggagaaattgaaaattcaagatTATAGATACTGTCGTATTTTTACCGAGTGAAATGGAATtctcgatttatttatttctataatgaaACGAATATCCTTCTAAATTGTGGACACGGAGACAGCTTTGTATATGCATTTGAACCGACTAACGGTAATGCCAGACATTCGGAGAAAAAAATTACGGAAGCGTTCACGTTTATATTGGTGAACGGGTGGTACACGAAACGTGCAAACTTTCTGGAGCAAGTATAATGCACGTAGGAACGGTGGTTTGCGGAAGGCAGAACTGAGGGCTGAACATGTTAGTATTTACGTacaccgccgccaccaccgccgctcTTAGGCATCATCTCGAGCATGTAATGCATCTATGGTCCTGTGAACCAAACCCCTACCCTAAATACGTATCCTCCTCTTTTCGCTCTACATATGTATTTGTATACACGCTTGCCGTTTATGGGCCTTGAGCAATTTGAAAAAAGTTCTCGTACCGTTGTTCCGTTCGATCGAACCATTTTCAATGTTTTGGTTGCCCAACCACTCAGACtcattctttcctttctttttttatccgGTTCAGTAATAACGTGTAGCGAAGCGTTACGTGTCTATGATACATCGATAGGTCCTTCTTCACTTCGGATTAAATGTAACGTGACTGCAGAggtaaagaaaacaaaaagaatttcGTTTTTTAAGAGTAAATGAATCTTTCAATAATCTGAGTTTGTTACACTCTGCGGAATGCTGTTTAATGCACTGGTTAAAACTACTTGTTCAATTTAAGTGCatgttcttttaaattaaattacatggtttatgatgaaaagaaattttaattttgataccTTAGTACTTTGTCCcgcattaattacattttaaatgtgAATGCACAAACATATGTGTGAATTGATTGGGATTACGTTTTTTTAGACTTTTCAATTTAAACGTATAACGTATTCAAACAATGGAATTTCTTATTGATATTGAACATTTTGGTTAGCAAACGTTATAAGTAGGAGAATAAGGACATCTGACGATGAGTCTTGAGATTTCGAGCAATTACGAAAGCGCAGACGTGTTCAGTGAATTCTTGTTTGCTTACTAATCATTAGACTGAACGTGCGTTAGAATCCGTATTTTCTTCCATAGTAACTGACTTACACGATTTtgtatgtttaataaattatacactgcaattttataaaaagaatatatttacgCATTTCATAATTACAGGTACATGaatgtaaatagtttaatacagatAAATTGTTATAATACTCCAGCATTAAGCGCTTTGATAATAATTACGCCAATATAAATTAAGACAGTTATTATTCAATAACAAcgtaaataaatatgataaaacaaaatctaaacaattaataattaaaaataatgatcatCGCAGATACAAATacgtgtaaaatatattttaacgtgtTTTAATATGAATGCAAAATGTCAAATTAATATACAGTGAAcacttatttcatttacaagTATTAATTgacataaaaatttacatttaaagaaatattagtactattagtaatattaatagataTCATTTATCTCCACTTCCATCATTACACttagtttcattttcaactACGTTTTTACTTTGTTGAAATTCTTCTTCATCGTGTTTTAAAAATTCGATACTTTTTATGGTGTCGCCGCTAGATAAATCTGTGTCAATGATCTTCGTATCATTTTTTTCGACATTCGTTTTAGTCATTTCTATTTGGTTCAATTGCTCTGTGGCTGGTGCATCTGTCACGGCTGGTACACTCGTACCCTGTTGCACCTAAAAAAAACTTCATTTATTATCTTTTCTAATAAAGATAATACTTAAGGTATAATGCATTACCTGAAGAATTATTTGTATGggttctcgtttcgtttcataTTCTAATGAATTACCTTTTCTATCTCTTTTCTTATAATCAATTCCAAATCTTAGTAATGGCCCTATGCCAAAATTAAGAGCTGCGCCAGACAAACACATTGGTATCATAATTATAACTACAGCTACACATAAAAAAAGCATAAATTTAATGATCCACGCATATGTCCATGATAAGCCATCTGAAAGAATATAGAGAAATCagatatttgtatataaatgcatataattttttctaagtATTCTAAGATTCTAAAGTTGAAATCCTTATTTACCCgttgcattatttataaaaacagaaataacaGTTCCTATGTGAGTAACCGGATGCAGAATAACTGTAGTAATAAAATGGGATAATGCATGTGCaggtgtaatttttaattttggatTAGACATCATTGcttcataatatttttcacaatcTTCATTCGCTGTAAAAAAATCATATAACACATCATACATAACATcctcagaaataataaatattgcattttatatagttttcatatgcTCACAAGttacaaatgaaacaaatttatccCACATGGTCATTTTGTCTGGTTGACAAGATATTGGTACATTTGCAAATTTCATTTGCTGTGCGACAGCCTTAATTTCCGCCTCCTTATGGAAtatgtaatgaaaatttcatgataCACTTCTGTAACTATACGATtttagttaaaaattaatttcactcaCTTGTACAAGTTGCCACCAAGTCATAAAGAAACttgaaacaaatataatttgtatCATAATAAACAACGGAAATCTACGATTTTGTTTAAGCATTCTCAACATTAAACCCAtcattaatattagaaatacaaTTATAGCTCCATCTggctgaaatattaaaatttgtaaaatataattgatatttaaacaattaaatatcaacaaaaacataataaaatgga of Nomia melanderi isolate GNS246 chromosome 5, iyNomMela1, whole genome shotgun sequence contains these proteins:
- the LOC116430831 gene encoding uncharacterized protein LOC116430831 isoform X1; the encoded protein is MKNLSQFIYILFNVCCMFFIINCEEEAYFENVSDSEDLIDPHSFFYDKHNKRMIKESGDNIKTEDTSEKIMSENKDTKECNCVSQVNNCENHEIVFYKRLINLLLANINIKEEDDISLVGVLEIEISHAQMKILQDFHPQKISLRKVDEILSHVIKKPQYIFGVTYFFDSLLNKFEMAFKIIQDHPDGAIIVFLILMMGLMLRMLKQNRRFPLFIMIQIIFVSSFFMTWWQLVQEAEIKAVAQQMKFANVPISCQPDKMTMWDKFVSFVTSNEDCEKYYEAMMSNPKLKITPAHALSHFITTVILHPVTHIGTVISVFINNATDGLSWTYAWIIKFMLFLCVAVVIIMIPMCLSGAALNFGIGPLLRFGIDYKKRDRKGNSLEYETKREPIQIILQVQQGTSVPAVTDAPATEQLNQIEMTKTNVEKNDTKIIDTDLSSGDTIKSIEFLKHDEEEFQQSKNVVENETKCNDGSGDK
- the LOC116430831 gene encoding uncharacterized protein LOC116430831 isoform X2, translated to MKNLSQFIYILFNVCCMFFIINCEEEAYFENVSDSEDLIDPHSFFYDKHNKRMIKESGDNIKTEDTSEKIMSENKDTKECNCVSQVNNCENHEIVFYKRLINLLLANINIKEEDDISLVGVLEIEISHAQMKILQDFHPQKISLRKVDEILSHVIKKPQYIFGVTYFFDSLLNKFEMAFKIIQDHPDGAIIVFLILMMGLMLRMLKQNRRFPLFIMIQIIFVSSFFMTWWQLVQEAEIKAVAQQMKFANVPISCQPDKMTMWDKFVSFVTSNEDCEKYYEAMMSNPKLKITPAHALSHFITTVILHPVTHIGTVISVFINNATDGLSWTYAWIIKFMLFLCVAVVIIMIPMCLSGAALNFGIGPLLRFGIDYKKRDRKGATGYECTSRDRCTSHRAIEPNRND